Part of the Lutra lutra chromosome 4, mLutLut1.2, whole genome shotgun sequence genome is shown below.
TTGGATTCCACATGGTGTCTAGAACTTGAAAAATTTAATACAAATGCTCTTATTTCCAACAGCATCCAAAAACATAAAGGACTTGTCTCCAttcaaaatctaaaaattaatgCCCCATTATctaattttaagttatttagaGATATTGGCTAAATAATAGCTGCTACATGAACcatatttgctaaataaaattatcttacaTTGCTTAAGAACTCAGTATATTCAGGGATTGGAACAGCAGTGGCAAACTCAGGTTCCCTGGACCCCAAAGAGAAGGAGCCAATGAAGCACCAGGGCTGGAGAAGGGAATCCTATAAACTCTGGGAAGGCGGGGAATTTTTTAATGGTTTGCCTGATAGACATAGCACACCGCCTAGGGCAAGCATTCTTGCAGAATGCAATGGGTGGGTGTACCCATCAAgaggggtgggagcaggaagactgagccacacaagcctTCCTCAGTAAGGTTGTTCTTTCTGCCCTGGTATCACAAAGGTGCAGAAAAGCAGACCGATAATGGGATCAGAACTCTAGGGAAGTAGATAAGCAACCAGCTTCCCCTCTGGGTCATCCCTGGTATCACTGCCCCTTCTTTCCCATTCCCATTCTCCCTGTATCCAATCAGCCTGACCGAGGACCACTGCAGCACCTGAAGCACTTTGCCTCAACCCTGCAACTCCTGGAGACGGCTGAAGGAAGAAATCCTCCCACAGGGCCGAGCACAGTTTGTCTAAGCTATGACAAGCGTATAAAGGCATCAAGAATGTGAGCCTGTCTTCCGTTCATTTTGTGTCTCTGTGCATGACTTCTAACAATGCGGTGCTTGCACCTGCGGTGAGCGTTATTATCTGACTGGATGCCTTTTATAGGTTTGGTCACGTAATAAGAAATGGTTTGGCACACTCCAGTCTGAAAGTCACCAATACTAATATGTGCCATATCCTTGCCCATGTGTAAAAGCCCATTCTTCATAAGGTTACTTACAGTACATTATGTATTCCTAAGACTGAAACCAGAATGTCAATAGACTTCTATTGTGACAGTTTCATTACAATCCTAGACTCTTCCAAGATACAGAAATTCTTCAGGGATTACAAATACCAATACTAAGCCAAATTCTCATCCTATAGAAGCAAAGAGAATATCATCGGGTCACAATTATTTAGCATTTTAATGTTTTGGTTCTGGGACTTAGCAGAATGCTAAAAGAGCAAATGTTCCTTCTGTGGAACACTTTGGAACTTTTGCCATGTTCTATTGAACTCTTTGGAACCTCGTTTCATAACTTCACAGAGAATGTCCCATATAACCCTCATATTCAGATGGAAGTCTgccatcctgatttttttttttttacatttcatagGCCTTAATATGGTTGGATAAGTTTAGACAAATGCATACACCCAAGTAAATAACATCctaaaataaagatacagaacaTTGCTAACAATCTGTAaacttccttcattcctttccagTTTATCCTCTCTGCAAGGCAACCACTCTTCTGATTTCCATCATCATAGTTCAGTTTTGCCTgctcttaaatttcacataaatggaatgaGGCAGTATGTTCTCTTTCGTGGCTGGCTTCTTCTGCTCAATAGAATGGTTTTGAGATTTATGCAAATTATTGCAAGTATCAGTAGCAGTTcccttttaaatttctgaatagtattctgttgtatgaatTTACCACAATGTGTTTATCCATTGTTAACACAGGAGCTGGTTGGGCACATGATGGTACTccagtaaaagaaaatgtagcaATTCTTGTTCATTCAAATACGCAATCCACACATGGTTTTGCTGATAATTATAGCCAGAGCTAAATCTAATTTTTAATCCTTCAGTCCTCAAAGGGatgaaaaagagagcatgagaaaaatGGGAACCACTTGAAAGGCTGATTCTAAGAAGAAAGCACAAGGAGTAAGAGATCGGATGTATTAGGTGAAATATCTTCAACATGAACCAAATTTGCTCTTTGTCCTGGTTCTTGTCAAGGACTGTGAAAAGACTCAATTTAATGCAGGTCTAACCCTCCTTCACTGTTATCTTCCTCTTATCTCTCCTAGCTCTTTTGACCACtggttaaaaattctttttctttgcaaaCAATCTAAAGGCTTTTGGTGATTCAGGTAGACCTTGCTTGCCTGCGCATTCTGGAAGATGACTCTAGTTCCAATCAGTGTGGCAGTGCAGGCAGTGGTatgtgtaaaaaaatattttgagtccCTTTCTTTGGACCATGTAAAGACATCAAAAAAGCAGGAAGGTTGGGGGAAATTATGTAATCTATTATGATTTCTCATCATCAAGAACTTAACTGTGTCCACAGGGAAAGAATACTATAATAGGTCCTATAAAAGTTTCttttggttgtgatttctccatcaagatgttttaaaactatttagAGAAAACACAGACAAATCTAGTTTGATCTAGTTAGTTAAGAAACGAGATCCATCTAGTTTGATTTTATTAGTTAAGTGTCTGCGGGAAACATCATTCCAGCTGAGTATGGAGCCagcaatattaaagaaaagaataactgaACATTACACAGATAGCACAGAAAATCGTTATTGCAAATAATGTAGGTAAATAAGAGTTCCTagttagaaattaatttttgaacCAATGACTACAAGTTGAAATTTAACAGTTCTGTGTTAAGTATTACATCTTGCTTCTCAATTGAATATGGGGCTgctaatatttataattacttgAACTTCAAGTCCTCACTTGGTAGGATTTCCCCAATAGAGCGAATCATCTTTCTGAAGTTGCTATTTCAGAGTAGTAACTACCAAACCAAGCTGTATTTGTAATTACCTGGAAAACGTGAGAGGTCTCAGTGATATACTAGATGGAAGCATGAAGAGTCAAAATCATTCAAAAAGTGCAGTCTGGGTTAGAAGTACTACAAAGTATTATATTGGGCACATCCTTATCACAGGCAGTGTCCACTGCAGAAattaatccaattttaaaagaagCTAAAATCTTCATAATAAGACTTTTTACATTGGGAGAACCTTAAAGATGCCATAAGTCACGTCAAAGCACTGacattactaaaataaaatccagtctCTAATCaacataaatgcaaaatttcTATCACTATAAATTTTGGAATTTCCAATATCACTAGATCAActtttattaaagaatttaatttttctacttaTAATGAGGCTAAAAAGCAAGAACAAACATTTGTCTTATGTAAGATATCTATTGAAATATTCTGTAGAATTGTAATCACATTTAATGTTGggaataaagtattctttttaaagatttattttatttatttgagacagagagagtatacAAGGggattggggcagagggagagggtctcaagcagactctgtgataAACCTAAAGTCTCACATgcagcttgatctcaggaccccaagatcatgacctgagctgaaaccaagagtctgacgctcaaccaacagaggcacccaggtgccctggaaataaagtattattggaTGTCGATTTGTAACTTTCCTGAATATTTATGAGTCAGAGGCACTTCAACAAGCATATATCAGGCATTGCTCCGATTGCCTGTTTTACTCCTCTTATAGAACACTACCTATGTCTTTTAATCAGAGCTTTATGGACATTTGTCTTAGTATAAAAATATagctactgagattttttttcacacTCAATTCTCAGGATACACTAAATTAAAAGCAGATATTTGTGTTGAGATAAAACCAAGGATTCCTTTATGTTAGCCATTACTTCTTGGCCAGAGGTAGGACTCTATCCCACACCTGCCCAGGAAAACTATAGTCCATGACTAGCTAGCTCTCTTGGAATGACATGCATGGTCTGGAATTTCCAGGAAAAATGCACATTCCATGATTGGATAGTGTGCTCACAGGTGGACAAGTGAGGCTGTCCTCTCTGACACTCATTGCAATGAGCTCCCCAACCTCCACCAGGGTCAGCTGCCCTACCTCATCTTCCCCATGTTGTATGAGTCACTGCTGTGCTTATAAAGATAAAACCAAGAGTAGGAACACTTATCTTCCATAGAAACACAAAATGGATGGCTTTTCCATTATGCTTGACTCTGTAATGAAAGCTCTAGGAAGTGAGTGCAGCATGAACTCATTCCTTCCGCCCCAGCAGACAGATGGATAGAGACATTCCAgtttgtttccagtcttttgtCTTCAGAGCATTTTTGGCATTTCCTTCAGGAAACTGGAGGTTGTGACCTAAGGTTTCCTTGGTTAACACACTTCTGTTTCCCACAGTTAACCTTACCCAGAAATGACAACTACTCTGTTAGGTGAGGTTTATCTTCATGTCCCAACTGTGTCCTGTGCATATTCAATGACAGTTGAAAGCGCAAATTCTGAAAGTAATAATAGGACTAAAGAGCCAAAGACACCAAAATCCTTTGAATTAATCCCCAGTGAAGAGGACAATAATGTTGAAACAAGAATAAACTATTACAGTAATTCTGTGATGCTTACAAAGTGCCCTTGCTCTCATTGTATAGTTAGAGAAAGTAATGGTTAAGATGTTAAAACTTTTAGATAGTATTAATTGAAAGTTTTCAGGTATGAGATGTATACTGTTCTACCAAGGTTCTGCAATTTGCTACTTCATTGATACCGTATAGTCCCATATTGTTCAAAGGATTGTCTGGGTGAAGCCAAGATAGTgtcctgaaaaaaattaagtgatttaATATATTATCTCCCATATCCATATCCCCATTTCTCCAGCATGTTGGTGGAAAGCCAAGAATGCAAGCTTTTGTTGATGGGTTTGCAATGACCTTGAGTTTCATAATTTAAATTAGATATACAACCACACtgttgcatatatattttttaaatccatattttaGGACAAgacttattatatataatttactttggcctgaatataatttaaaactccAATAATTACATTTACTTGTCAATGTGGTATTTAGAAGTTGGTGGTTTTCATCGTGTTTTTTACTACTCTTCAATGTTAACTTATTGAAGTTTCTCTTCCTGAAAAAGATAGAGTGGTTTTTaacaaaccacattttttttcacaCCCTAGTTTATCAAGGTAAAATCCTTTAAAGGGTAATAGAAATTTGCCCATAACTTTGATTCTAAAGAGCCACATAGTCAAACAGaatcttaataattatttttttaaaaatgctcttcacagaggaatctttaaaaaaaatcagtttattaatGTTTAAAAGTTGATAAAGCTATGTGCAAAATGATCCACAAAAGTCAGAAACctattaaatactatttttttaaaagacatttttcgGTTTAATTGCACTGAAAACCATACTAAAGAGAcagcaatatatttttattttttgtaacattTATACACATCTTTAATTGACTATTTAATGAACAGCTGTACTGAAAAACTTCTGGTATTCCCTATCAGTTAAAGTAATGCTTTAATGGCACAAGAGGGTTGtattttcttaggaaatacacattCAACGGTGTTAACACAAGTTAGAAAAATCCGATAAAATGCTGAGACAAATACATTCAAAAATCACGGAAAGTACTTTTAACACAACAAAATACAACCATCCTGTTGGTTGCACTAATTCACAAAACACTCTGAAATAAACATCAACAAAAGTGCCAAAGACAGATGTATTTGTTAGACAGATTCATTTAGAAATCTCTCTTGGTTTACAgtcaccccatcccacccccagtcAGTTTTCACCTGGGTTTGCTAGTTTGTTTCTCCTATGACACAAAGGATTCTGCCCCATACCATTTAGATAAATTGGAATGCCTTATGCAGATTTCAGCCACAATGGATAACCACACTGTAACATATTTCCTTGTAAaattgttaaaagagaaaaaaatccaagtgacTTTAACCAAATTCCAAAACTGATCCAGCTTACATGGAAACTTTGGCCTCAGCAAATAAAATTGCTTTACATCTCCAAACCATCTCCATTCCTCACAGTTTACCTCCTGGACACAGCCTACCTGCTACAGACCATCAAGAAACGGACCATGCCACAACCCCAGCTCTGATGAAGGCCAGGTAGTTCGAATATAAAGTAACAGAATTTTGAGGACGGGcatgaaggggaagggagggtaggATATGCAGAGCATACCCAGAGAAGCAGAAGTGCACACAATCACTTGGGCTGAAAAGTAAGGTGAAAGAAAACATCTCCTCAAAGCTCCCCAAAGATGCTTTCACACTGGGACCTTAGTCTTCGAGGAGGGGCCAAATGAACACTTCAGGAGCTTGACGATGCTAGACCTTTGGCTCAGTGCAAAATCAAAGCTCCAGGGCAGGCGGGGCGGTGGGGGTAGGAAATAGATTCCAGGCCAGGACCTGATCTCCACCCTTCCCAGTGCATTGTTCACAGGAACTAACCCGCCAACACCCCTGCACCAGCAGGCTGCTCTTACTCTGCCCGTCCTCCCTCTGGCTCCCGGCAGCTCCTCCCTGGCAGCAGTGgagacagagatttttttttttccaaacactgGCTGGTGGGTCACCACACAAGAACTCTCCCCAAGGGTCGGCAGCGCTCACTTTAGGAGGAAGAGTTGACATTTCCAGAAGACATAATGGTCTCTGGGTTGTCCCCATCGTCCTTCTGCGGGTGGGAGGAGTTGTCCGACTTACTGCGGCTGAATTCCATGCCGGCAATGATGGGTCGCTTGAATTTGCCTGCGGAGTCCCCGCTGGGGCACTTGCAGCAGGACAGGATCCGGATGAAGGCCCGGCGCATCTCCTTGTTGGTCAGGGTATAAATGATGGGGTTGGTGCCCGAGTTGAGCACGGCCAGCACCAGGAAGTACTCAGCTCTGAAGAGGATATCGCAGGTCTTCACCTTGCAGCCCACGTCCAGCAGGAGCAGGATGAATAGGGGCGCCCAGCAGGCGATGAAGACGCTCAGGACGATGATCACTGTCTTGAGCAGCGCCAGCGACTTCTCTGAGCTGCGGCTGGCCTTCGACATGTTCTTGCGGAAGGTCAGGCGGCGGCTCCGAGTCCTGACCAAGGAGTAGATCCGGCAGTAGAGGATGACGATGGCCAGCAGGAGCAGAGTGAAGACCGTGGTGCAGAAGAGGATATAGTGCTTGTGGTAGAGCGGCAGGACGGTGGAGCAGTTGTAGAGCGCGCTGATGCAGTTCCAGCCCATGATGGGCAGGCCGCCCAGGATGAGGGAGATGACCCAGCAGGCGCTGATCAGCAGGAAGGAGCGGAAGCTGTTGCTCCCGTTGTGGAGTTTCATTTTCAACATCGTGATATAGCGCTCGATGGCGATGGCGAGGAGGCTGAACACGGAGGCAGACAGGGCCACAAACATACTCCCTTCCCGCAGAAACCACTGGGCGGGGGTGAGCTTGTAGGTGGTGGCACCAGACAAGAGCAGGTTGGCTGTGTAGGCCACTCCTGCCAACAGGTCTGAGAGGGCCAGGTTGCCAATAAAGTAGTACATAGGTCGGTGGAACTTCTTGGTTTTCCAAATGGTCAGCAAGACAAAGATGTTCTCTAGGATGATACAACAGCAGATGAGAATGAAGACCACCGAGCTCAGTTTAATGCCATTCTCCTTGTCCGCGCTGATGTTCAGCTTTCCTGTGTAGTTATAATGCCGGACGATGATGTCATAGTTGACATAGTCGGAGACAGGACTGCGAAGGGCCTTCACCAGCGGGATGCTGGTAGACCCCATGGTGCACGGTGTCTCCAGGAATCCGGGGGAGGCGCTTCTCCAGAAGAACGCTAGAGGGCGAGGCCGAGCGAGCCTTCACTTGCTGCGGGGGATGGTGGTTCCGTCAGAGAGATCCCGGCGTTTTTGCTTTTCCTTGGTTGGAGAGGCCCTCGGAAACCGCAGCTTTAAACAAGTCACAAAGAGGAGAGCGTCAGGGAAAAAGCCACAGTACACTGGCATAATTCATTCTAACTAAGGCACTGCTCCAGTTTTGTCTGGATTTGTTTTAAGGAAACTTGGAGAAAGCGCAAAgactgggattaaaaaaaaaaaatcaaattcacatTTCTTGCCAAATAAAGGGGAGAGGAAGTAagggtaggggagggagaaaaaataaaatttacctaaaTTGAAAAGCCCAACTCAACAAGACGAAAACTCTCTTGTGTCACaccaaaatggaaatggaaaaactaGAGAAGGGAGCCCCATTTGTAACACCTCTCCGGCCCTCTCACTACCCCCCTCTAACCTCCACCAAGTCTCCAGCTTGGAAGTTCTCTGACGCATTGGCCCGCTCACCAGCCGGTTCACCAACCAGCTCTTGGTCTCTCCTTCGAAGAGACCCAACCGCTAATATGAAGGTGGAGACGCACACCACCTCTGCTTTCTACCACCACACGGCTAAAAGATCTGAGAACCACCACCTAATTGCCTTGCAACACATTAGATTTGCACGAAAATCATTTGACAGAGTAAGTCATTCTTTGGGCTCTATTTATAACTCTCTAGGAACAGGTGTGCTCAGGGTCCGAGGGGTGTGGGCAGCCAAGCCCGCCCAGGCCTTTTGGTAAACAGGAAAGCTTACGCTTCTGTGAAGCAACtgccttttcttaatttcttcttctagtttttttttttccttgtaaaccAGTGCAAGAAAATATTAAGGTATTCAATGAAAAACATTCATAAGAGATTGCAACAAATCCCAGGAATTTAGTACATTCATTGATTGTATAAGGAGTATGTTTAGTTACTATGGGTTTGGCCAAAacacacatgggcacacagaCAAAAGAGAGAAGTTAATACTACTAATGATAACGATACATGCCACTACATTCCTAATTCCAAGTTCAGAGCTTCTGTCCAGAAACATAAATGTAGGGCTGGTGCATTGCTGAACTACAGCCCGCCGTTTCATTTGCTGCCCTCCCCCAACATGTTGCCTCCTCTCCTAGAACTAGAAAGTGTGGAGGGAATGAAACGGCACTGGCTAGCAGAAGTCTGCTTGTAATGTTTCAAGATAACGCAGCAATGTGAAAGAAGTGGGGTAACAGAAACAGCAGTAACCGGGAGAGCAGAGGCTGCTCGCGCCTAGACGCTGTGCATTTCTCCCACCGAATTCCGCACCCTGCTCGCCGCCAGTGCAACTTTAAGCCcttaccgcccccccccccatattctTTGTCTATAGGATTTCCAAATATAAGCGCCTTTCCTCCCTCTGCGACCAACCGCAGGTTTCACTAACCCCCATCCCTGGTCGGGTTTACAGTTGGACTTAACCCTTTTCCAAACTTGGTAAATCACAAGTGCCCCATTCTTGGGCAATCCGATCGGGTTGGGCTCCTTAGCAGCCCAGGGATGAATGTTTCCAGCGCCCAGATATGGATGTTTCAAAAGttggtctccccccacccccgttccggtttaaaaattcctttctaaCACTGAAGACCTCCTGCAGCGGGGATCCCCCGCGCCCCCGACCCGTGCTGGCAAGGCGCGCAGTCCCCTACCTCGCTCAGGCAGGACGAAGTTGCGTTGGGAGAGCTCCGGGTCTCCACTGCGCGCTCGGCATCTTGTTGCTGCCCGGGACTGACTGCGACGCTCTCCAAACTTACTCGAGTCGGGGTCCCCTCCCTCCGCAGCCGCACACTCCAATGGCCAGCACTGCTCGCCGCGGCCCACGCCGGCCCGTTAGCAGAAGTCGCCGAGCGCCCCGCTGAGGCTGGGTGGCTTCTCTAGGAAGAGGCGGGGAGGGGTTAATATCTCAACCCCCACGCCCTCAGCCAGTGGCTGGGGGCCTCCGGATCTCGGCTGCAGAGACTCGCTGTCCAGGAAAGATCTGGGGCAGAAGcgcgggcacacacacacacacacacacacacacacacacacacacaccccactcctcccccacaggcaaccgaaaaaaaaaaaaagaagaaaagaaaacagagaagggacGGAGGCTGGTGCCCCCTGGATTCTGATGTATAAATCACGGCCCTCGCCGTGCTGTCCGCCACTACGGGAGACCGTTCTCTCGAGTCTTACaaaagagaggaggtggggagcctTTGGAAACTTTTCTCCTGAGAAGTCTTAGGACGCAGAGGACAGCCCGGGGTCTCGCAGCGCACCTCTCTGGTCCCCTACACGTTGGAGTCCTTGATTGGATCGGAGTCCGGAGACAGGACGCGGCCCCCGCGGCCGCTTCTGCGCAGGCAGGGAAAACAGGGGCCGAGACCCCGAGAATCCCCGCCGCTCTCTGGGGAGGAGAAACTGGCAGGGCGCTGCAAAGAGACACGGAGGAGATATGCAGCAGCCTAGAAGGGAGAATGGCCCCGGAGGTTCCTttacttctccccaccccccatcccgcTGCTGCCCTGAAACTTGCGGTCTGAGGGGCAGAAGGTGGCTTTCCCGGGACTCGCGGCGAGATGGGCCAGCCCTGGGG
Proteins encoded:
- the S1PR1 gene encoding sphingosine 1-phosphate receptor 1, with amino-acid sequence MGSTSIPLVKALRSPVSDYVNYDIIVRHYNYTGKLNISADKENGIKLSSVVFILICCCIILENIFVLLTIWKTKKFHRPMYYFIGNLALSDLLAGVAYTANLLLSGATTYKLTPAQWFLREGSMFVALSASVFSLLAIAIERYITMLKMKLHNGSNSFRSFLLISACWVISLILGGLPIMGWNCISALYNCSTVLPLYHKHYILFCTTVFTLLLLAIVILYCRIYSLVRTRSRRLTFRKNMSKASRSSEKSLALLKTVIIVLSVFIACWAPLFILLLLDVGCKVKTCDILFRAEYFLVLAVLNSGTNPIIYTLTNKEMRRAFIRILSCCKCPSGDSAGKFKRPIIAGMEFSRSKSDNSSHPQKDDGDNPETIMSSGNVNSSS